The stretch of DNA GCGTATTTTAATGAGCATCGCCCTATTACCAGTTAGAATTAGAGAGCCACTAAAAACAGGAACAGGTTTTCTCGAACCGACAGGATCAATCGGTTGGGGTGGATTTACAGTCAATGAACTCTTTTCCGCAGTGGTATTTTTTATCAAAGCGCATTGTGAATTCTTTATGTTGATCACATTGCGTTGGAGAGGAATTATCTATGAATGCAGAACATGCCTGGCAGGCAACGGTTGGTCAGCTTCAGCATGATATGTCAAAGGCAGCTTTTGATACCTGGGTTAGCAGTGCAGAATTAATCGCCTATAACCGGGACGAAGGCTGCGTGGAAATTGGCGTTAAGAACGCGTATGCCCGTGATTGGCTTGAGAACCGATTGAGCACCACCATTGCCCGGTTGATGACAGGTATGTTAGGTCAGCCGGTTATCCCACGATTTAAAGTCTGGAGCGCAACAAAATCGACCACCGATACGGCCGCGCCTGTGGTTGAAATCGTTTCGCAAGCTCCCCCACAGGAAAGCCCCAACATCAACAGTCGCTACCGTTTTGATAATTTCGTAGTTGGCGCTGATAACCGCCTGGCACATGCCGCCTGCATGGCGGTGGCAGAAAACCCGGCGCGAGCTTACAACCCCCTGTTCCTCTACGGGGGTGTGGGCTTGGGTAAGACCCACCTGCTGCACGCCATCGGGAATGCATGCTTGCCCGAAGGATTGAACGTGCTGTATGTTTCCTCAGAGGAATTCACCAACGATCTGATCAACGCCATCCGCACCCACACCACGGCTGCTTTCAGAGAAAAATACCGCCAGGTGGACGTGCTGCTGATTGATGACATCCAGTTCATCGCCGGTAAGGAATCCACCCAGGAAGAATTTTTTCACACCTTCAACACCCTGCACGGTCAGAATAAACAAATTGTGATCTCATCAGACCGTTCGCCTAAATCGCTATCAACGCTGGAAGAGCGTTTGCGTTCCCGCTTTGAATGGGGTTTGACAGCCGATATCCAGCCGCCCGATGTTGAGACCCGGCTGGCCATCCTGCGCACGAAAGCTGAACGCGCCGGGCGTGACGTCCAGGCGGATATCCT from Brevefilum fermentans encodes:
- the dnaA gene encoding chromosomal replication initiator protein DnaA; this encodes MNAEHAWQATVGQLQHDMSKAAFDTWVSSAELIAYNRDEGCVEIGVKNAYARDWLENRLSTTIARLMTGMLGQPVIPRFKVWSATKSTTDTAAPVVEIVSQAPPQESPNINSRYRFDNFVVGADNRLAHAACMAVAENPARAYNPLFLYGGVGLGKTHLLHAIGNACLPEGLNVLYVSSEEFTNDLINAIRTHTTAAFREKYRQVDVLLIDDIQFIAGKESTQEEFFHTFNTLHGQNKQIVISSDRSPKSLSTLEERLRSRFEWGLTADIQPPDVETRLAILRTKAERAGRDVQADILEMIARKVQSNIRELEGALNRVLAFSDLSGIPLTLDLAHQALADFLPQGADLKPDDVLAAVSAAFGISNERLLGRERTREVALPRQVAMYLLREEGGVSLPQIGEYVGGRDHTTVIYACEKVTDLMETDDRFRRQILTLREQLYGHASVMV